Part of the Venturia canescens isolate UGA chromosome 2, ASM1945775v1, whole genome shotgun sequence genome is shown below.
CAAACCCGCACGATAAAATCAGACGAGCCGGTTATTGCGTAGTCCGGATTCAAAGGACTCCACATGCAACATTGCACCGGTGCTTTATGACCGGTGTAAGTTGCGATGAGCCGCTGCGTCTCGATGCTCCAAACTTGCGCTGTGTTATCATAGCTTGCGGATATCAAGTACCCACTGAAGTGCGAGCTCCATGCCAGTGAAACTACTTTGTCGCTGTGCCCTGTCAGACTCGCCACGATTTTAAACCGCGCCAAATCGTTTTCGGCAGtcctttcaatttcgtttgaCACTTTAGAATTCTCTAGAACGTTCAGTAACTCCGTTGCATCAAGAATCGTTATCGTCGGCGAATTTATCGCAACTGCCAGATAATTTCGTAGTGGAGAAAAACCCAAATCGGTCGAAGTACTGTCAGGATGCCAAGCTAAACACTGCACCGCGTTCTTCATTGCATAAAATGGTTTACCAATTTCGCTGAAATTTCGGCTCATGAGAGAAATtgctctgaaaaaaaaaaaatattaattttatttttcgttattgttAGTAGAGACTTTTCAAGTTGCATAGCAATCACTCCAACTttcattcacatttttttttagccaAAACATTTATTGCATCATAATTCAAAGAAAATTGCGTTAGAATTTAACTTTAAATGAAACTTTGAACCATGTTAAACTTTTATTGACTTAGTGATTTGGGTAATTTTGGATAGTTCAAAATTGTGGAGTGCTTTTACCCATCGTTGTAACCGACTGCGATACAAGTATAGTTTGGTTTCCAGGCGAACTCcgtacagttttttttcacgatgcaCTTGGCTTCTGTAAAAATAAACCAAAAACGTGAAATACTCCAATAAAAATAGCAACTTTGCTCGTCTCATTTGTTACGTCAAATTTGGATGAGAATACCTTGTGTAGGTTTTTCCGATGGATAGTAGACGAGTTCGTTATCACCGCAGGAGTAAAGAACAAAACTTTCGTTATCCGGATTGGGACCCCATCCGAGAGAATAAACAGTATGCCGATGGTACTGACGATACAGAATCGGGGGTTTCGTGTTCGAATTCGTGTCCCAAACACCGACACGTCCCTCGCCAGTTCCAAAAgccaataaattttctttttccggaTGCCAAGCGATCTAAATAATAATCGTCAAAGTTTATGGTAACGTTTTCCGAAGTATTCAACTCGAGAAAGTGGAGAAAATGTAATCTACcgatcgaatttttcccattattttttGCCACTGCGTTGTCACATCGAAAGTTGTCTGGTGAGGCTCCGATAAATTCCACAACCTTAACATCGCATCTCCAGCACCAAAAGCTATTCGCGAAGTATCCAGAGGACAAGCAGCCATACAGTAAATGTATCCACCTTGAGTAGGTGTACTGTATTCGAGTGTACATAATGGGCCCATCACCGAACTTTTTATCACTTGACGATCTTGCGCGAGTGTCCATACGATTGTACTGTGGagcattttcttatttttagtaacaattttatttttttaaaactgttTCATTGCTTCATTTTGGAAATTCCAAAATCTATTTGCCTGTTAGCCCACTTTTGTCTTCTATTGTATTTAAACATGTTTTATCCGCAGTCGCaatgtcaaaattttgataaatctaTCCCTCGTTTCAAAAGTAACCCCTCGAATGAATAATGAGTTTTGCTCATATTTGTtgattaacaaaaaattactaacGGTGAAGAATTTCTCCAAGTTTTTTCCTCTGTCGGAGCCTTTCTTGGCACATCCGCAATGCAAAATAATCCACGCGTATGATGAGCATGTAAGAGTTTGCAAGTAGGTTGATTTTTAGCACCACTCGTGAGATCCCAGGATATTAATTCACCCCAGGAAGAACTGACCATAAGTGTTTTTGGTTGGGACCAACAAACAGCCGTCCAATTTCCGACGGAGGCGGGCATTTTAACTCTGTGCTGGCTTGAATTCATTGGCGCAACTGGCATAGGAATATTCAATTCATAGCGTCCATCACTACCTGCTCGCCACAcgaatacaaatctgtaaaccAAGGGAGAAAGTAGACAAAGTTTTTGGTTTCAGAAAGTTTCTTTTCCACAGattcatttattcaaattagaaaaaagaatgattgaaattttttaggaAAATTTGGGTTGATTTATAcgtatttgaaattcaaaaaatccttCTCTTTAAAGTGGTGAAAGTGAAATTGTTGAAGAATACTCTGGTAGACAATTTACTTATTTAATTTGGCTCCTATGGAATACAAacagttgaaaaattggatttcTCTGCAGATATATGATGAGGAAATTTACTTGTCTTTTGCTCCAGAAGCAAGAAGCATATCCTTAGATCCTGAGTCAGtaacaatattttcatcaataGGACACCAAGAGAGACTCGTGATCTCGACATCGTGACCCCTCAGTTTATAATTTATAGTCCCATTCCCTTGCAAGTTCAGGATGTATACAAGACCACTTTTACATCCCATCGCAACTATATTCGACTTGTGAGGCGAGCATGCCAAACACGTGGCGGTTAATTtgccaaatgaaaataattggcaACCGTTGTAAGAAATAGTCCAAGCCATTAGAAGACCCTCGTGACTCACGAAACACACGAGATCTGGATTGCATTTTGACCAATCGACTGCTATAACTTTTTGTTTTGTCTGGCaatcaataataatgataaattattttttgaccATATAAATTATATGCCTCAGATATTAATTCgggttattgaaaaatttacagGTGAACAAAAtaggacatttttttattagcatattttttctttaaactcGCTGATTTCACCTAAAATTACAATAAAATAGGGGATTAAAAACTAATTTGACAGAATTTCAATAGTGCACAATTTAAATTAGTTCATGTTGGATTTTGAAATTGTTCACATGTGTAAATGAAAATGCAATCAGGGATTCATCAACATTCCTCcacaaataaaattattaccaattatatatttatctaAACGGACGAGTACTGCTACAATGCAGTTGTAATATTGTGCTCAGAAcaaattgataaataaacaTGTGGAGCTGCTTACATCAATATATTGTTGAGACAATATGGCGCTCATAGTGTCCAAATTCCATATCCTTGCTATGTGTTCATCTCCTCCAGATATGAGGAGATTCTTATGCGGTTGTCCATATTCTGGAGAAAATGCAAGACTAGTAACCTTGTCGGGATGTGCGTTACTGATGAGAGAATAACTGAGATTTTTGCTGTTCTCCTGTGGTTTGGCCACAACTATAGAATTTCTGGCACCCCAAGCGACTGTTCCATCGT
Proteins encoded:
- the rig gene encoding gem-associated protein 5, producing MNEVTLPPSPNWYLNSILSCANDGTVAWGARNSIVVAKPQENSKNLSYSLISNAHPDKVTSLAFSPEYGQPHKNLLISGGDEHIARIWNLDTMSAILSQQYIDTKQKVIAVDWSKCNPDLVCFVSHEGLLMAWTISYNGCQLFSFGKLTATCLACSPHKSNIVAMGCKSGLVYILNLQGNGTINYKLRGHDVEITSLSWCPIDENIVTDSGSKDMLLASGAKDKFVFVWRAGSDGRYELNIPMPVAPMNSSQHRVKMPASVGNWTAVCWSQPKTLMVSSSWGELISWDLTSGAKNQPTCKLLHAHHTRGLFCIADVPRKAPTEEKTWRNSSPTIVWTLAQDRQVIKSSVMGPLCTLEYSTPTQGGYIYCMAACPLDTSRIAFGAGDAMLRLWNLSEPHQTTFDVTTQWQKIMGKIRSIAWHPEKENLLAFGTGEGRVGVWDTNSNTKPPILYRQYHRHTVYSLGWGPNPDNESFVLYSCGDNELVYYPSEKPTQEAKCIVKKNCTEFAWKPNYTCIAVGYNDGAISLMSRNFSEIGKPFYAMKNAVQCLAWHPDSTSTDLGFSPLRNYLAVAINSPTITILDATELLNVLENSKVSNEIERTAENDLARFKIVASLTGHSDKVVSLAWSSHFSGYLISASYDNTAQVWSIETQRLIATYTGHKAPVQCCMWSPLNPDYAITGSSDFIVRVWKISDQEVVQPVEKIYQKRIRTKKSKSKKAAQEVPNEMAPETKACESEPLKSEVPDQTKESVHISNGLKPIKEKPKKGSYLSAYSKRLSDKSAYVESLRDLMTKDWKVGTDVVDEKTDESTEKIPTIFGSSKNITMILDQEHISLKSQAHYNMSTEISMWNNGLRKNLQEAIAEKRLNDFLVSLSAGLSMKTWQETCEAYATQLVFESNPTKAVSYLLSIHKIHRAIEIYIDQKMYKEAYVLARCKVDKEDEILTKILNEWANNASRDGNFEEAAQCYVKLGDFAKAARLLSRRKDLKVLELSAELGQLTSEPGLSESLAEQAFNECLLVSDCATARKFVEKFSEINHRRAQLEVFEEMKKIVAKVIDPCTMSAWIEDGGGSNLLETLRSKCENNLDHYNVLSQATNFSTPENEQMLWITASHYLALYAIADSLQKQICHLVAAVGAVSQYETVYPTKTNSNGGSLLIRLLVNLENTSPENENSLFVKNDLSVCKSLRAFLCLGLLDWLNSHDITDLKNLDKILRLVENMLEDTLNKQSVEYSTMTNEINKLETSLAAALGSFQKPEDENEDKENRKRLLERLDHLRNEKKRFLEERVCAPSPMLAYSKATELASILADGDTKDSFTKTLTETWLKAIS